Proteins from a genomic interval of Papaver somniferum cultivar HN1 chromosome 4, ASM357369v1, whole genome shotgun sequence:
- the LOC113276303 gene encoding peroxisomal membrane protein 11D-like isoform X1 — MFQSTKQKNEMILYIIRSNLHSKLADLCFELKKSGENMSTLDATRAELALAILFLNKAEARDKICRAIQYGSKYLSNGEPGTAQNVDKTTSLARKVFRLFKFVNDLHALISPTPQGTPLPIVALGKSKNALMSTFLFLDQFIWLQRTGIYKNKEGAELIGKISLYCWMAGSTCTSLIELAELGRLSASMKKIEKKLNNTDKYQNEEYLLKLKKANHRTLALVKAVMDLGVAAGLLQLAPNKLTPRVVGGLGFLSSLISCYQLLPSPPKTKTP, encoded by the exons atgtttcagtcaACCAAACAGAAGAACGAaatgattttgtatattattcgaTCCAAT TTACATAGTAAATTGGCTGATTTGTGCTTTGAATTGAAGAAGTCCGGAGAAAATATGAGTACATTAGATGCTACCAGAGCGGAGCTTGCGCTTGCTATTCTGTTTTTGAACAAAGCTGAGGCCAGGGACAAGATATGTAGGGCGATACAATATGGTTCAAAGTACTTGAGCAATGGAGAGCCTGGCACAGCTCAAAATGTTGACAAAACTACCAGCTTGGCACGAAAAGTTTTTCGGCTTTTTAAG TTTGTCAACGATTTGCATGCTCTTATTAGTCCAACTCCTCAGGGAACTCCTCTTCCCATTGTTGCATTGGGAAAG TCCAAAAACGCTTTGATGTCAACCTTTCTGTTTCTGGATCAATTTATCTGGCTTCAGAGAACAGGCATCTATAAG AACAAAGAAGGTGCAGAACTTATTGGCAAAATATCTCTTTATTGTTGGATGGCCGGCTCAACTTGTACCTCCTTGATTGAG CTTGCGGAACTTGGAAGACTGTCGGCTTCAATGAAGAAAATTGAGAAGAAGCTGAACAACACTGATAAATATCAG AATGAGGAATATCTTCTGAAGCTAAAGAAAGCAAATCACAGGACATTGGCTTTGGTAAAGGCAGTTATGGATTTAGGGGTTGCTGCTGGTTTACTTCAACTGGCTCCTAATAAACTCACTCCCCGAGTAGTTGGAGGCCTTGGATTTCTCAGCTCTCTCATCTCATGTTATCAG TTGCTTCCCTCCCCACCAAAGACGAAGACACCATGA
- the LOC113276303 gene encoding peroxisomal membrane protein 11D-like isoform X2, whose protein sequence is MSTLDATRAELALAILFLNKAEARDKICRAIQYGSKYLSNGEPGTAQNVDKTTSLARKVFRLFKFVNDLHALISPTPQGTPLPIVALGKSKNALMSTFLFLDQFIWLQRTGIYKNKEGAELIGKISLYCWMAGSTCTSLIELAELGRLSASMKKIEKKLNNTDKYQNEEYLLKLKKANHRTLALVKAVMDLGVAAGLLQLAPNKLTPRVVGGLGFLSSLISCYQLLPSPPKTKTP, encoded by the exons ATGAGTACATTAGATGCTACCAGAGCGGAGCTTGCGCTTGCTATTCTGTTTTTGAACAAAGCTGAGGCCAGGGACAAGATATGTAGGGCGATACAATATGGTTCAAAGTACTTGAGCAATGGAGAGCCTGGCACAGCTCAAAATGTTGACAAAACTACCAGCTTGGCACGAAAAGTTTTTCGGCTTTTTAAG TTTGTCAACGATTTGCATGCTCTTATTAGTCCAACTCCTCAGGGAACTCCTCTTCCCATTGTTGCATTGGGAAAG TCCAAAAACGCTTTGATGTCAACCTTTCTGTTTCTGGATCAATTTATCTGGCTTCAGAGAACAGGCATCTATAAG AACAAAGAAGGTGCAGAACTTATTGGCAAAATATCTCTTTATTGTTGGATGGCCGGCTCAACTTGTACCTCCTTGATTGAG CTTGCGGAACTTGGAAGACTGTCGGCTTCAATGAAGAAAATTGAGAAGAAGCTGAACAACACTGATAAATATCAG AATGAGGAATATCTTCTGAAGCTAAAGAAAGCAAATCACAGGACATTGGCTTTGGTAAAGGCAGTTATGGATTTAGGGGTTGCTGCTGGTTTACTTCAACTGGCTCCTAATAAACTCACTCCCCGAGTAGTTGGAGGCCTTGGATTTCTCAGCTCTCTCATCTCATGTTATCAG TTGCTTCCCTCCCCACCAAAGACGAAGACACCATGA